A genomic stretch from Ureibacillus composti includes:
- a CDS encoding LXG domain-containing protein: MKVLDAEELHAGLKRNIEMLHRLEGEMQGIERAIKDLAQMEESLKGQGGKALRTFYAQCHLPFLQYFMTFKDNFIEILEQMGSALSSLEPDPSGFIEQSYLEVEVEQGMNQAQNVTMELTSETNAIMDEVSDIVSLPKLNDSEVLVETMNAKTQRNQTVNDLLEFDRTQTNALTVVENNLKIMSTWIGNIQHSMIAGLTDVNFSTPKWNLLTFMSLSNPLLSNQIKLNEIMRMLVKKSPQKNLQAFSKGMDQNISKVEETEDSQDNLDALYKAIANGEGITTTNYEAIEYMKEHNLMTNHSQIGPNGDYALTFEGMRKVVGGNGSGTPDGLAPYTILAADFFFEDIPTIFGPDATIDERIAAAATTLFKPAKVVDKLSDAANVADTVQDVAKVGKKVGNGKDTESVQDQTNVVKDNYFIGMLKGEKVHLKGVKVEEITYTKRLPEETAKLRKEFNSSVRKNFLKEFATDPVRVNYLKKAGISEADISRMKDGLNPKGWQVHHNLPLDDGGTNEFTNLVLIKNDPYHKAVTNEQNSLTRELAPKQSKIINWPMFEDEIYPPKHF; encoded by the coding sequence TTGAAGGTATTAGATGCAGAAGAATTACATGCAGGACTGAAGCGAAATATCGAGATGCTCCATCGTCTTGAAGGAGAAATGCAGGGAATTGAAAGGGCCATTAAAGACCTTGCGCAGATGGAGGAATCGTTAAAGGGACAGGGTGGTAAAGCTTTGCGTACTTTCTACGCACAATGCCACTTACCATTTCTCCAATATTTCATGACCTTTAAAGATAACTTTATAGAAATCCTTGAACAAATGGGCTCCGCGCTCTCTTCTTTAGAACCAGATCCATCTGGCTTCATTGAACAATCGTATCTTGAAGTGGAAGTTGAACAGGGTATGAATCAAGCACAAAACGTGACAATGGAACTCACAAGTGAAACAAATGCCATTATGGACGAAGTGTCAGATATTGTTTCATTACCAAAGCTTAATGACAGTGAAGTCCTCGTCGAAACCATGAATGCGAAAACACAACGTAATCAAACTGTGAATGATTTATTAGAATTTGATCGTACGCAAACGAATGCATTGACGGTGGTTGAAAATAATCTTAAAATTATGTCAACGTGGATTGGAAATATTCAACATTCGATGATCGCCGGATTAACGGATGTAAATTTCTCAACGCCTAAATGGAATCTATTAACCTTTATGAGTCTATCAAATCCTTTACTATCTAACCAAATAAAACTTAATGAGATCATGAGAATGCTTGTGAAAAAAAGCCCACAGAAGAATCTTCAAGCATTTAGTAAAGGCATGGATCAGAACATTTCAAAAGTGGAAGAAACTGAGGATTCACAAGATAATCTCGATGCACTGTATAAAGCGATAGCAAATGGTGAGGGTATTACAACAACTAACTATGAAGCGATTGAATATATGAAAGAACACAATTTGATGACTAATCATTCACAAATTGGACCTAATGGCGATTATGCGCTGACATTTGAAGGGATGAGGAAAGTAGTCGGGGGAAATGGTTCCGGTACTCCGGATGGACTAGCTCCTTATACAATTTTGGCAGCGGACTTCTTTTTCGAAGATATCCCAACCATCTTTGGTCCAGATGCAACAATCGACGAAAGAATTGCAGCTGCAGCAACAACCCTATTTAAACCTGCAAAAGTGGTAGATAAACTAAGTGATGCTGCAAACGTAGCTGATACAGTACAAGATGTAGCAAAAGTGGGTAAAAAAGTTGGAAATGGAAAAGATACTGAAAGTGTTCAGGATCAAACTAATGTTGTAAAAGATAATTATTTTATAGGAATGTTAAAAGGAGAAAAAGTTCATTTAAAAGGCGTAAAGGTAGAAGAAATTACCTACACTAAGCGACTTCCGGAAGAAACCGCAAAACTTAGAAAAGAGTTTAATAGTTCCGTAAGAAAGAATTTTCTTAAAGAATTTGCAACCGATCCTGTAAGAGTTAATTATCTTAAAAAAGCTGGTATAAGTGAAGCTGATATTTCTAGAATGAAAGATGGACTTAACCCTAAAGGATGGCAAGTACATCATAATTTACCTTTAGATGATGGTGGTACCAATGAATTTACTAATTTAGTATTGATAAAGAATGACCCTTATCATAAAGCTGTTACTAATGAACAAAATTCTCTAACAAGAGAATTAGCCCCTAAACAAAGTAAAATAATAAATTGGCCAATGTTTGAGGATGAAATTTACCCACCAAAACATTTTTAA
- a CDS encoding FMN-binding glutamate synthase family protein: MLNIISFVMISILFILFLFLLIGWRWIIKKFVQQMGKIILTDSYQENIMELMPGLRHMGIQNMVENSLRAETGDVLHRPLGSSKKWPHLDPITFIAAQTTPFPIDGDQDVDVNVTIGPNAKKPMKIKIPLMISGMAYGIALSEDVRLSLAEAAKNVGTAINSGEGGIMPEELDTAGKYILQFSKTDWSKEEEKIKRADMIEVKFGQGALFGVGGRISPDNLTGRARDVMGLKEGEEAVIYDNFFSNQTLDDLKELVDELRNLTGGVPIGAKMGASGKIEEDIDHLIYLGVDYIAIDGGQAATLGAPPILSDDMGIPTLHAIVRAVNHLEKRNMKGQISLIVSGGLLVPGHFLKVLALGADAVYLGSAMLFSVSHSQSLKAIPFEPPTQVVWNQGKFKDLYNREEGVKSAEKFLTSSIEEMKMALRAMGKRSLKELSKKDLVSYDELTAKMVGIPFSFETWEDNKKGSGTDSNQ, from the coding sequence ATGCTAAACATTATTTCTTTTGTGATGATTTCTATTTTATTTATCCTATTTCTCTTTCTACTCATTGGTTGGCGTTGGATCATTAAAAAATTCGTTCAACAGATGGGAAAAATTATTCTTACAGATAGTTATCAAGAAAATATTATGGAGCTAATGCCAGGTCTTCGTCATATGGGCATTCAAAATATGGTGGAAAATAGCTTACGTGCAGAAACGGGTGACGTTCTACATCGTCCACTTGGTTCGTCAAAAAAATGGCCGCATTTAGATCCGATTACATTTATCGCTGCTCAGACGACCCCCTTTCCAATTGATGGTGATCAAGATGTTGATGTAAATGTAACAATTGGTCCAAATGCAAAAAAACCAATGAAAATAAAAATTCCACTTATGATTAGTGGAATGGCCTATGGAATTGCACTTAGTGAGGATGTGAGACTTTCTTTAGCTGAAGCAGCTAAAAATGTTGGTACTGCCATTAACTCAGGTGAAGGCGGTATTATGCCTGAGGAATTAGACACAGCAGGTAAATACATTTTACAGTTTTCTAAAACGGATTGGTCAAAAGAAGAAGAAAAAATTAAGCGTGCAGATATGATTGAGGTTAAATTTGGACAAGGAGCATTATTTGGTGTAGGAGGTAGAATTTCACCTGATAATTTAACAGGTCGTGCTCGTGATGTGATGGGACTTAAAGAAGGTGAAGAAGCCGTCATCTATGATAACTTTTTTTCCAATCAAACATTAGATGATTTAAAGGAGCTTGTTGATGAGCTTCGAAACCTTACGGGTGGTGTTCCTATTGGTGCGAAGATGGGAGCCAGTGGAAAAATTGAGGAAGATATTGATCATTTAATCTATTTAGGAGTAGATTATATTGCGATTGACGGTGGACAGGCTGCTACACTTGGCGCACCTCCAATTCTTTCAGATGATATGGGAATTCCAACTTTACATGCCATTGTCCGTGCTGTTAACCATTTAGAAAAGAGAAATATGAAGGGCCAAATTAGTTTAATTGTTTCTGGAGGACTTTTAGTTCCTGGACACTTTTTAAAAGTCCTTGCCCTTGGAGCTGATGCCGTTTATTTAGGATCTGCCATGTTATTCTCAGTCTCACATAGTCAATCTCTTAAAGCGATTCCGTTTGAACCACCTACACAAGTCGTTTGGAATCAAGGGAAATTTAAAGATCTATATAACCGTGAAGAAGGTGTTAAATCAGCTGAGAAATTTTTAACATCTAGTATAGAAGAAATGAAAATGGCATTAAGAGCAATGGGAAAACGCTCCTTAAAAGAGCTATCAAAAAAGGATTTAGTATCCTACGATGAATTAACAGCTAAAATGGTGGGTATTCCCTTTTCATTCGAAACTTGGGAGGACAATAAAAAAGGTTCAGGTACTGACTCTAATCAATAG
- a CDS encoding FMN-binding glutamate synthase family protein: MSNLLQYFIFTIVSLLFIVTLFMLVGWRWITKQIMMKTGKIILTDSYQENIMELMPGLRHMGLQNMIENSLRAESSTVLQRPLTGSSKKWPHLESITFIPVQVSPSVVNGDEDVDLSVTIGPKAKKPMKLKIPLMISGMGYGVGLSEQARLSLATAAYNVGTAINSGEGGVLPEELNAAGKYILQFSKAHWAKETEVIKRADMIEIKLGQGAIAGMGKKVPPQDLPGRAREIMGLYDNEEAVLGELFFKNQTLEDIKGLVDELRRTTDGVPIGIKIGMSGKIEQDLDHLIKMGVDFIVLDGGQAAMKEAPPILADDFGIPTLHGIVRAIRHLEKRNMKGQISLIVSGGLLVPGHFLKVLALGADAVYVGSAMLFALSHTQSLKAVPFEPPNQAVWYNGKFRDQFNIEDGIKSSEKFLTSSVEEMKMALRAMGKHSLKELSKRDLMSYDELTAKMVGIPFSFKRWEDNKRGNDS, from the coding sequence ATGTCAAACCTTTTGCAATATTTTATTTTCACTATTGTTTCACTACTTTTTATCGTCACTTTGTTCATGCTTGTCGGATGGCGTTGGATCACGAAACAAATCATGATGAAGACTGGAAAGATCATACTTACGGACAGTTATCAAGAAAATATTATGGAGTTAATGCCAGGTCTTCGTCATATGGGCCTTCAAAATATGATTGAAAATAGCTTGCGTGCCGAATCTAGCACCGTTCTACAACGCCCACTTACTGGCTCTTCAAAAAAGTGGCCGCATCTGGAATCGATTACCTTTATCCCAGTACAAGTTTCACCTTCCGTTGTAAATGGAGATGAAGATGTAGATCTCTCTGTCACGATTGGACCAAAAGCAAAAAAACCAATGAAATTAAAAATTCCACTGATGATTAGCGGAATGGGTTACGGTGTTGGTCTTAGTGAACAAGCCAGGCTTTCTTTGGCTACAGCTGCGTACAATGTCGGAACCGCGATTAATTCTGGCGAAGGTGGCGTTTTACCTGAAGAACTAAACGCAGCAGGAAAATATATTTTACAGTTTTCCAAAGCACATTGGGCTAAAGAAACAGAAGTAATTAAACGGGCAGATATGATTGAAATTAAGTTAGGACAAGGTGCAATAGCCGGGATGGGCAAAAAGGTTCCTCCTCAAGATTTGCCAGGTCGTGCTCGTGAAATTATGGGACTTTATGATAATGAGGAAGCTGTACTTGGTGAACTTTTCTTTAAAAATCAAACATTAGAAGATATAAAAGGTCTTGTCGATGAACTTCGACGTACGACAGACGGTGTTCCGATAGGTATCAAAATAGGAATGAGCGGAAAAATTGAACAAGACCTCGATCACCTCATTAAAATGGGTGTCGATTTTATTGTGCTTGACGGCGGTCAAGCAGCCATGAAGGAGGCCCCACCTATTTTAGCTGATGACTTTGGAATCCCTACCTTGCATGGAATTGTCAGGGCTATTCGCCATCTCGAGAAAAGAAACATGAAAGGTCAAATCAGTTTAATCGTCTCCGGAGGGCTTTTAGTACCTGGTCATTTTTTAAAAGTACTGGCGCTCGGGGCTGATGCGGTATATGTTGGATCCGCTATGTTATTCGCTCTTTCCCATACACAATCCTTAAAAGCAGTTCCATTTGAACCACCTAATCAGGCTGTTTGGTATAACGGGAAATTTAGGGATCAGTTTAACATTGAAGACGGCATAAAATCATCGGAGAAATTCTTAACATCGAGTGTTGAAGAAATGAAAATGGCATTAAGAGCAATGGGAAAACATTCCTTAAAAGAGCTGTCAAAAAGGGATTTAATGTCCTATGATGAATTAACCGCTAAAATGGTTGGGATCCCCTTTTCATTTAAGAGATGGGAGGACAATAAACGCGGAAATGATAGTTAA
- a CDS encoding DUF2812 domain-containing protein yields MGKIKYMPSNGLAFSEQKDMEKLAKKAKQGWMLKKFAFMGYQLEKSDPEDIQYSIDYRSLEKGEKEEYFELFQMAGWSHVCSDYDIHIFKAATGTQPIYSDPDSTVDKVSRLAKPIYSIAGFLVLFFIFSLFLKSISIGIISQIGQCFHFISIVLLVPTIMMLISIHYRKWKVVSSRKSSI; encoded by the coding sequence ATGGGGAAAATAAAATATATGCCGTCAAACGGACTTGCTTTTTCAGAACAAAAGGATATGGAAAAGCTTGCGAAAAAAGCAAAGCAAGGATGGATGTTAAAAAAATTCGCTTTTATGGGTTACCAATTAGAAAAATCAGATCCAGAAGATATTCAGTACAGTATTGATTATCGTAGCTTAGAAAAGGGAGAAAAAGAAGAGTACTTTGAATTATTCCAAATGGCTGGGTGGTCTCATGTTTGTTCAGATTATGATATACACATATTTAAAGCAGCAACTGGTACACAACCAATTTATAGTGATCCCGATTCAACTGTCGATAAAGTATCCCGATTAGCAAAACCTATTTATTCCATTGCAGGCTTTTTAGTCTTATTTTTCATTTTTTCATTATTTTTGAAATCTATTTCAATAGGCATCATCTCCCAGATAGGACAGTGTTTCCATTTCATCTCGATCGTTCTCTTAGTACCTACTATTATGATGCTTATTTCGATACATTATAGAAAGTGGAAAGTGGTCTCTAGCAGAAAGTCCTCTATTTAA
- a CDS encoding PadR family transcriptional regulator, translating into MKSLEQLTDSVFYIMAALTEPRHGYAVMSLVEETTNGDFVIGPASLYTIIKKLLAEHLIVLHDESDSRRKVYVLTDKGREVLTEDIKRRKVMIQLAEKGLKGGA; encoded by the coding sequence TTGAAATCTTTGGAACAATTAACTGATTCAGTTTTTTATATTATGGCAGCACTTACAGAACCAAGGCACGGATATGCAGTGATGAGCTTGGTAGAGGAAACAACAAATGGCGACTTTGTCATCGGTCCAGCTTCTCTTTATACAATTATTAAAAAATTATTAGCTGAACATTTAATCGTTCTACATGATGAATCTGATTCCCGTAGAAAAGTTTATGTATTGACCGATAAAGGAAGAGAAGTATTAACAGAAGATATTAAAAGACGAAAAGTGATGATTCAACTAGCCGAGAAAGGACTTAAAGGGGGAGCGTAA
- a CDS encoding MBL fold metallo-hydrolase, producing the protein MSEQMSYGEDYKFIPVTSIKSGVGKEVATDLYYYTVQVVNLCFVGSPTKPYEWTLIDAGMPKSADAIIKEAESRFGRNAKPNAIVLTHGHFDHVGAIIELVDHWNVPVYAHELEIPYLTGQKSYPEADPTVEGGLVARMSPYFPNEPIQLGDQVKTLPKDGTIPALEGWKWIHTPGHSPGHVSLFRESDRALIAGDAFVTVKQESLFKVLVQDQEISGPPRYFTTDWKTAWDSVKKLQSLNPSIAITGHGIPMLGEELTENLTKLANEFDKIAIPDYGRYTDH; encoded by the coding sequence GTGAGTGAACAAATGAGTTACGGCGAAGATTATAAGTTTATACCTGTAACATCCATTAAAAGTGGCGTAGGAAAAGAAGTTGCGACAGATCTCTATTACTATACAGTACAAGTAGTGAATTTATGTTTTGTTGGAAGTCCAACGAAACCATATGAATGGACACTAATTGATGCAGGAATGCCAAAATCTGCGGATGCAATTATTAAGGAAGCGGAATCCCGTTTTGGTAGAAACGCTAAACCTAATGCTATTGTCCTAACCCATGGACATTTTGATCATGTCGGTGCCATTATCGAATTAGTAGACCATTGGAATGTCCCAGTATATGCACACGAACTAGAAATCCCTTATCTGACAGGCCAAAAAAGCTATCCAGAAGCTGATCCAACGGTAGAAGGTGGGCTCGTTGCAAGAATGTCGCCATATTTTCCAAATGAGCCTATTCAACTTGGTGACCAAGTCAAGACTTTACCAAAGGATGGCACGATTCCCGCATTAGAAGGTTGGAAGTGGATTCATACACCTGGTCATTCTCCAGGCCATGTCTCATTATTCCGTGAATCAGACCGCGCCCTCATCGCAGGAGACGCCTTTGTTACCGTTAAACAAGAATCCTTATTTAAAGTCCTTGTTCAAGACCAAGAAATCAGCGGACCACCACGCTATTTTACAACCGATTGGAAAACCGCTTGGGACTCCGTCAAAAAACTACAATCCCTCAATCCAAGCATTGCCATAACAGGACATGGCATTCCAATGTTAGGAGAAGAATTAACTGAAAACCTGACAAAATTAGCAAATGAATTCGATAAAATCGCCATCCCTGACTATGGCCGCTATACTGATCATTAA
- the metA gene encoding homoserine O-succinyltransferase, with protein MPINIPRNLPAGEILRQEKIFIMEEDRAKTQQIRPLNILVCNLMPEKEKTEIQLLRLLGNTPLQTNVTFLNTATYASKNVSKSHLDSFYKTFDEIRHRRFDGMIITGAPVERMEFEDVLYWEEITKIMDWAKVNVTSNMYICWGAQAALYHHFGIGKFELPKKCSGIYSHVITDLTVDLVRGFSDEYVAPHSRHTSVSFEEVRNHSDLELLSYSEDVGPFIIQSKDSRHIMITGHLEYDATTLADEYHRDVEKGEPVEIPAHYFPNDDPSQMPKNTWRAHSHLLFYNWLNYYVYQETPFDWHYVDENIEYHI; from the coding sequence ATGCCAATAAATATACCTAGAAATTTACCTGCTGGAGAAATTCTGCGCCAAGAAAAAATCTTTATTATGGAAGAAGACCGCGCAAAAACACAACAAATTCGACCATTAAACATTTTAGTTTGTAACTTAATGCCTGAAAAAGAAAAAACAGAAATTCAACTATTACGTTTGTTAGGTAATACACCACTACAAACAAATGTGACATTTCTAAACACTGCAACTTACGCGAGTAAAAATGTTTCCAAATCACATTTAGATTCATTTTACAAAACCTTCGATGAAATCAGACATCGCCGCTTTGATGGCATGATCATTACAGGGGCTCCTGTAGAGCGGATGGAATTTGAAGATGTGTTGTATTGGGAAGAGATTACGAAGATCATGGACTGGGCAAAAGTGAATGTCACATCGAACATGTATATTTGTTGGGGCGCACAAGCTGCACTATATCATCATTTTGGAATCGGTAAATTTGAGCTTCCGAAGAAATGTTCAGGAATCTATTCTCACGTAATTACAGATTTAACGGTAGATTTAGTTCGAGGATTTAGTGATGAATATGTCGCACCACATTCCCGACATACTTCTGTTTCCTTTGAAGAGGTAAGAAATCACTCGGATTTAGAACTATTAAGTTATTCAGAAGATGTTGGTCCATTTATTATTCAATCGAAAGACTCGAGACATATTATGATTACGGGTCATTTAGAATATGATGCAACTACTCTAGCTGATGAGTATCATCGTGACGTTGAAAAAGGGGAACCAGTTGAAATACCAGCACACTACTTCCCGAATGACGACCCATCGCAAATGCCAAAAAATACATGGCGTGCTCATTCGCACTTACTTTTCTATAACTGGTTAAACTACTACGTATACCAAGAAACACCATTCGATTGGCATTACGTTGATGAAAATATTGAATATCATATTTAA